One genomic window of Arachis hypogaea cultivar Tifrunner chromosome 8, arahy.Tifrunner.gnm2.J5K5, whole genome shotgun sequence includes the following:
- the LOC112706211 gene encoding purine permease 1: MAEPVEAQQQQRKTTMKRTLLITNCILLSVGTSGGPLIMRLYFLHGGHRVWLSSCLETAGFPIMLIPLILSYFRRKNNRHYPSETENLKTTMVSMKPPLFFAAAFIGILTGLDDYLYACGVARLPVSTSALIIATQLAFTAVFAFLLVRQKFTPYSVNAVVLLTVGAGVLALHTRSDRPTGESTVEYVKGFVMTLMAAALYGFVLPLVELTYKKAKQNLTYSLVMEIQFVMCFFATVFCVAGMIINNDFKVIPREAREFGLGRGNYYVVMVASAIMWQAFFLGAIGVIFCSSSLLSGILIAILLPVTEILAVIFYKEKFQVEKAVSLVLSLWGFVSYFYGEIKQANKEKMTMMDSKNSVPETEQIQTLAVSHSPNNI; encoded by the exons ATGGCAGAACCAGTTGAAgcacaacaacaacaaagaaaGACAACAATGAAGAGAACCCTCCTCATAACTAACTGCATCCTCCTTTCAGTCGGGACCAGCGGTGGCCCTCTCATTATGCGCCTTTACTTCCTCCATGGCGGCCACCGCGTTTGGCTCTCCAGCTGCCTCGAAACTGCCGGATTCCCCATCATGCTCATACCCCTCATCCTCTCCTACTTCCGCCGCAAAAACAACCGCCACTATCCTTCCGAAACAGAAAATCTTAAAACTACGATGGTTTCAATGAAACCGCCGCTGTTCTTCGCAGCCGCCTTCATCGGCATCCTCACCGGCCTCGACGACTACCTCTACGCCTGCGGTGTCGCCCGCCTCCCGGTGTCCACCTCCGCCCTTATCATCGCCACACAGCTCGCCTTCACCGCCGTCTTCGCCTTCCTCCTCGTCAGGCAGAAGTTCACGCCGTACTCCGTGAACGCCGTCGTGCTCCTCACCGTTGGCGCGGGGGTGCTGGCACTCCACACTCGCAGTGACCGGCCTACCGGAGAGTCGACGGTGGAGTACGTGAAGGGTTTCGTTATGACTCTCATGGCGGCAGCTCTGTACGGATTCGTGTTGCCGCTTGTGGAGTTAACTTACAAGAAGGCGAAGCAGAACTTAACTTATTCTTTGGTTATGGAGATTCAGTTCGTGATGTGCTTCTTTGCTACTGTTTTCTGCGTCGCCGGCATGATCATCAACAATGATTTCAAG GTAATTCCAAGAGAAGCAAGAGAATTTGGGCTTGGAAGAGGAAATTACTATGTGGTGATGGTGGCAAGTGCAATTATGTGGCAAGCATTCTTCTTAGGAGCAATAGGAGTTATTTTTTGCTCCTCTTCATTGCTGTCTGGTATTTTGATTGCTATATTGCTCCCCGTAACGGAAATTTTGGCCGTTATTTTCTACAAGGAGAAGTTCCAAGTTGAGAAAGCGGTTTCTCTTGTGCTTTCCCTGTGGGGCTTTGTGTCCTACTTTTACGGTGAGATTAAGCAAGCCAACAAGGAGAAGATGACAATGATGGATTCCAAAAACAGTGTCCCAGAGACAGAGCAGATTCAGACTCTTGCTGTTAGTCACAGTCCCAATAATATTTAG